In Altererythrobacter rubellus, the following are encoded in one genomic region:
- a CDS encoding alpha/beta fold hydrolase, with translation MDRQTSWEPAPDSGIAIKWLEANGLTFEVAEAGQGDKLALCLHGFPELHFSWRHQMPLLAEMGYCVWAPNMRGYGETTRPPNKKDYRLDNLTADVAALIDASGAKEVTLIAHDWGAIVAWQFAIQKLRPLTRLVVMNVPHPLCARRELKTWKQLKKSWYIFFFQLPKLPEIRLGQNEAAAIGRLFRETSVNRERFTREESEPYRKAAAKPGALTAMFNYYRALLQTPDARQIGDGKVHVPTLVIWGEQDVAIDIACLDGTGDYVDDLTVRRYPHASHWVQQDIPDEVNAALKDWLPPA, from the coding sequence ATGGACAGGCAAACAAGCTGGGAGCCCGCGCCGGATAGCGGGATTGCGATCAAGTGGCTCGAGGCGAACGGGCTGACCTTTGAGGTCGCTGAGGCAGGGCAGGGCGACAAGCTCGCGCTGTGCCTGCATGGCTTCCCTGAGCTGCACTTTAGCTGGCGACACCAGATGCCTTTGCTGGCGGAGATGGGGTACTGCGTGTGGGCACCCAATATGCGCGGTTATGGCGAGACGACACGCCCGCCGAACAAGAAGGACTATCGGCTCGACAACCTGACTGCTGACGTTGCAGCGCTGATCGATGCCAGCGGCGCGAAGGAAGTGACGCTGATAGCGCATGACTGGGGCGCGATCGTTGCTTGGCAGTTTGCGATACAGAAGCTTCGCCCGCTGACCCGGCTTGTGGTCATGAACGTGCCGCATCCGCTGTGTGCGCGGCGCGAACTCAAGACCTGGAAGCAGCTGAAGAAGAGCTGGTACATATTCTTTTTCCAGTTGCCCAAGCTGCCCGAGATACGGCTGGGCCAGAACGAAGCCGCGGCGATCGGCCGACTTTTTCGTGAGACTTCGGTCAACAGGGAGCGCTTTACCCGAGAGGAAAGCGAGCCCTATCGCAAGGCGGCGGCCAAGCCCGGTGCGTTGACTGCCATGTTCAATTATTACCGCGCGCTGCTGCAGACGCCCGACGCGCGCCAGATCGGCGATGGCAAGGTGCATGTGCCGACGCTGGTCATCTGGGGCGAACAGGACGTGGCGATCGACATTGCCTGCCTCGATGGCACGGGGGACTATGTCGATGATCTGACCGTGCGCCGCTATCCGCATGCATCACACTGGGTGCAGCAGGACATTCCGGATGAGGTGAATGCGGCGCTGAAAGACTGGTTGCCGCCGGCCTAG
- a CDS encoding FAD-dependent oxidoreductase: protein MRHIAIIGSGPAGYYTAEAAQKLWGDDVQVDIFDMLPVPYGLIRFGVAPDHQSIKGVSRRYEKTALNENVRFIGNVKVGEHVTVPELMQLYDAVILATGAPNDRELDLPGKDLSNIFDSAAFVGWYNGHPQFNDLNPDLSGQHAVVIGMGNVALDVARILSKTEAEFEGADIVTYALQSLIASNVKAITILGRRGPHQIMMTPKELGELAALERASPRVDRDDLPEEEEDMLLEPGLRKSVNHLRSFAAIPESVHAEKPIEIHFDMFASPQGFEGDGKVQRVKVERTEVHQGRATGTGEMYTVPADIVVSCIGYRSSPIPDVPFDERAGKFANDEGRILRGIYCVGWARRGPSGTIGTNRPDGYSVVEKIAEDIDAGTLGRADKKGREGFDAIAAERGLDVVTFRDWKKIEEAEERAAREGAPREKFVDVEAMIRAKN, encoded by the coding sequence ATGCGGCACATTGCGATAATCGGTTCAGGTCCGGCAGGTTATTACACCGCAGAAGCGGCGCAGAAGCTTTGGGGTGATGACGTGCAAGTCGACATTTTCGACATGCTGCCCGTACCTTATGGCCTGATCCGCTTTGGCGTTGCACCGGATCACCAATCGATCAAAGGCGTCTCGCGCCGTTACGAGAAGACTGCACTCAACGAGAATGTGCGTTTCATCGGTAACGTCAAAGTCGGCGAGCATGTTACCGTGCCCGAATTGATGCAGTTGTATGATGCCGTCATTCTCGCAACAGGTGCGCCCAATGATCGCGAACTGGATCTACCCGGCAAGGATCTGAGCAACATTTTCGACAGCGCTGCTTTTGTCGGCTGGTATAACGGCCATCCGCAATTTAACGACCTCAACCCGGATCTCTCCGGCCAGCATGCGGTCGTGATCGGAATGGGCAATGTGGCGCTCGACGTCGCACGGATATTGTCCAAGACCGAAGCGGAATTTGAAGGCGCAGACATCGTTACGTACGCATTGCAAAGCCTTATAGCCTCAAACGTCAAGGCCATTACAATCCTGGGCCGCCGCGGCCCGCATCAGATCATGATGACGCCTAAGGAGTTGGGTGAGCTGGCGGCGCTCGAACGTGCCTCGCCGCGGGTTGATCGCGATGACTTGCCCGAAGAAGAGGAAGACATGCTCCTGGAACCGGGCCTGCGAAAATCGGTCAATCATTTGCGCAGCTTCGCAGCCATTCCTGAAAGTGTGCATGCCGAAAAACCGATCGAAATCCATTTCGATATGTTCGCCAGCCCGCAAGGCTTTGAAGGTGATGGCAAGGTTCAGCGGGTAAAGGTTGAACGAACCGAAGTGCATCAAGGCCGCGCGACAGGAACGGGCGAAATGTACACCGTGCCGGCCGATATCGTGGTCAGCTGCATCGGCTATCGCTCCTCCCCCATTCCCGACGTGCCGTTTGACGAACGCGCGGGCAAGTTTGCCAATGACGAAGGGCGCATCCTGCGCGGAATCTATTGCGTTGGCTGGGCCAGGCGCGGTCCATCCGGCACCATCGGCACCAATCGCCCCGACGGCTACAGCGTCGTCGAGAAGATCGCAGAGGATATCGATGCGGGCACGCTTGGGCGGGCGGACAAGAAGGGGCGCGAGGGGTTTGATGCCATCGCTGCAGAGCGCGGATTGGATGTGGTTACATTCCGCGACTGGAAAAAGATCGAAGAGGCCGAAGAACGCGCCGCGCGCGAAGGCGCCCCGCGCGAGAAATTCGTCGATGTCGAAGCGATGATCCGCGCAAAGAACTAG
- the lepA gene encoding translation elongation factor 4, producing the protein MTDLSKIRNFSIIAHIDHGKSTLADRMIQHCGGLTEREMSEQVLDNMDIEKERGITIKAQTVRLNYTAKDGETYELNLMDTPGHVDFAYEVSRSLAACEGALLIVDAAQGVEAQTLANVYQSIEHDHEIVPVINKIDLPAAEPEKVRAEIEDIIGLDASEAVLTSAKSGIGIEDVLEAVVAKIPAPSGDRNAPLKASLVDSWYDPYLGVVILVRVIDGVITKGLNVKFMQGGTQHLIDRVGCFTPKRTDLPEIGPGEIGFITAQIKEVEQARVGDTITTVKGGANEALPGYKEVQPVVFCGLFPVDAAEFEKLRESIGKLRLNDASFSYEMESSAALGFGFRAGFLGLLHLEIIQERLSREYDLDLITTAPSVVYRVHLSKSKNEDAKVIDIHNPADWPDVNRIDMIEEPWIKAVIYTPDEYLGAILKLCQDRRGIQTDLTYVGGRAQVTYELPLNEVVFDFYDRLKSISRGYASFDYEQIGLREGDLVKMNILVNAEPVDALSLIVHRNVAEERGRGMCERLKDLIPRHLFKIPIQAAIGGKIIARETIAALRKDVTAKCYGGDITRKKKLLEKQKKGKARMREYGNVSIPQEAFIAALRMGEE; encoded by the coding sequence ATGACTGACCTCTCCAAAATACGCAATTTCTCGATCATTGCTCACATCGATCATGGCAAATCCACGCTGGCGGACCGCATGATTCAGCATTGCGGCGGTTTGACCGAGCGTGAAATGTCCGAGCAAGTGCTTGATAATATGGACATCGAGAAAGAGCGCGGCATCACGATCAAGGCGCAGACCGTGCGGCTCAATTACACCGCCAAGGATGGCGAGACGTATGAGCTCAACTTGATGGACACGCCGGGCCACGTCGACTTTGCCTATGAGGTTTCGCGTAGCTTGGCCGCTTGCGAGGGCGCGCTGCTGATCGTGGACGCGGCGCAAGGCGTGGAAGCGCAAACGCTCGCCAACGTCTATCAATCGATCGAGCATGACCATGAAATCGTGCCTGTGATCAACAAGATTGACCTGCCCGCGGCCGAGCCGGAGAAAGTCCGCGCCGAGATCGAGGATATCATCGGCCTCGACGCGTCAGAAGCCGTGCTCACCAGCGCCAAATCGGGCATCGGCATCGAGGACGTGCTGGAAGCGGTCGTCGCCAAGATCCCCGCACCATCGGGCGATCGCAATGCGCCGCTCAAGGCCAGCCTCGTCGACAGCTGGTATGACCCTTACCTCGGCGTGGTGATCCTGGTTCGCGTGATCGACGGTGTCATCACCAAGGGGCTGAACGTCAAATTCATGCAGGGCGGCACACAGCACCTGATCGACCGGGTCGGCTGCTTCACCCCCAAGCGCACAGACCTGCCCGAAATCGGCCCCGGCGAAATCGGCTTCATCACCGCGCAAATCAAAGAGGTGGAGCAAGCCCGCGTGGGTGACACCATCACCACGGTGAAGGGCGGGGCGAACGAAGCGCTGCCCGGATACAAGGAAGTGCAGCCGGTGGTGTTCTGCGGCCTGTTCCCGGTGGATGCGGCCGAGTTCGAGAAACTGCGCGAGAGCATCGGCAAGCTGCGCCTCAACGACGCCAGCTTCAGCTATGAGATGGAAAGCAGCGCGGCGCTCGGCTTCGGCTTCCGCGCGGGTTTCCTTGGCCTGTTGCACCTTGAGATCATTCAGGAGCGCCTGAGCCGCGAATACGACCTCGATCTCATCACCACCGCGCCTTCGGTGGTGTACCGCGTGCACCTGTCAAAATCGAAGAATGAAGACGCCAAGGTGATCGACATTCACAACCCCGCCGACTGGCCCGACGTCAACCGGATCGACATGATCGAGGAGCCGTGGATCAAGGCGGTGATCTACACGCCCGATGAATATCTCGGCGCGATCCTGAAACTGTGTCAGGACCGGCGCGGCATCCAGACTGACCTAACCTACGTGGGCGGCCGTGCGCAGGTGACTTACGAGCTGCCGCTGAATGAAGTGGTGTTCGATTTCTATGACCGGCTGAAAAGCATCTCTAGAGGGTATGCCAGCTTTGACTATGAACAGATTGGCCTGCGCGAAGGCGATCTGGTGAAGATGAACATTCTGGTGAATGCAGAGCCGGTCGATGCTCTATCGCTGATCGTGCACCGCAACGTAGCGGAAGAGCGCGGGCGCGGCATGTGTGAACGGTTGAAAGACCTGATCCCGCGCCACCTGTTCAAGATCCCGATCCAGGCAGCCATAGGGGGCAAGATCATCGCGCGCGAGACGATCGCCGCGCTGCGCAAGGATGTGACCGCGAAATGCTATGGCGGCGACATTACGCGTAAGAAGAAACTGCTCGAGAAGCAGAAGAAGGGCAAGGCCCGCATGCGCGAGTACGGAAATGTTAGTATTCCGCAGGAGGCCTTTATTGCAGCGTTGCGGATGGGTGAAGAGTAG
- a CDS encoding N-acyl-D-amino-acid deacylase family protein, whose translation MAMFDLIIRGGTIVDGTGEERFTGDVAVKDGLIAQVGDVTGNAAEEIDATGMVVTPGFVDIHTHYDGQATWDPEMAPSSWHGVTTVVMGNCGVGFAPAKPDRHEWLISLMEGVEDIPGTALAEGITWDWETFPEYLDALEKMPRAVDVGTHVPHGAVRAYVLGDREQPGAVPTNEDIAEMSRIVEEGVRAGALGFSTSRTVLHKSVDGELVPGTTATKEELIEIGRAMGRAGHGVFEMASDLNRDWNEFEWMGNLSRETGLPVTFAALESIAKEMPLKEQIETMRAENDNGANIVAQIALRGNGIIMAWQGTVNPFVYRPSWQAISELPWEEQKARLLDPAFKARLLSESNDYSEAPMDIIGVVMVITQGWALQYEMDPDFDYEPDASASVNARAQAAGIDPQEYAYDMLCADDGKGFIYLPILNYADGNLDFLHPLQHADDTVNSLSDGGAHCGTICDAASPTFMLEHWVRDRKRGDKISLENAIKRQCWDTARLYGLEDRGIIAPGYLADLNVIDMNRLKLGKPWLAFDLPAGGKRLLQKADGYVCTIKNGHVTFRDGKWTGETPGGLIRGPQRAEMAEAAE comes from the coding sequence ATGGCCATGTTCGATCTGATTATTCGCGGCGGCACCATTGTCGATGGTACGGGCGAGGAGCGCTTTACAGGCGATGTCGCCGTCAAAGATGGCTTGATCGCGCAAGTCGGCGATGTGACTGGCAATGCAGCAGAAGAAATCGACGCGACCGGCATGGTTGTGACCCCGGGCTTCGTCGATATCCATACCCACTATGACGGCCAAGCCACCTGGGACCCGGAAATGGCCCCTTCCAGCTGGCATGGAGTGACAACCGTCGTGATGGGCAATTGCGGCGTAGGCTTCGCGCCTGCCAAGCCAGACCGGCACGAATGGCTGATCAGCCTGATGGAAGGGGTGGAGGACATTCCCGGAACCGCGCTTGCCGAAGGCATTACATGGGACTGGGAAACCTTCCCTGAGTATCTCGACGCTCTGGAGAAAATGCCGCGCGCGGTCGATGTGGGCACGCATGTGCCGCATGGTGCCGTGCGTGCTTACGTGTTGGGTGACCGCGAACAACCCGGCGCCGTTCCGACAAATGAAGACATCGCAGAGATGAGCCGGATCGTAGAGGAAGGGGTTCGCGCGGGCGCGCTTGGCTTCTCCACCAGCCGTACAGTGCTGCACAAATCGGTCGATGGAGAACTCGTACCCGGTACGACTGCGACGAAGGAAGAACTGATCGAGATCGGCCGTGCTATGGGCCGCGCAGGCCATGGCGTGTTCGAAATGGCGAGCGATCTCAACCGCGATTGGAACGAGTTCGAATGGATGGGCAATCTCAGCCGCGAGACCGGCCTGCCCGTCACCTTCGCTGCGCTGGAATCCATCGCCAAGGAAATGCCGCTCAAAGAGCAGATCGAAACCATGCGTGCAGAAAATGACAATGGCGCCAACATCGTCGCGCAGATTGCGCTGCGCGGCAACGGCATCATCATGGCATGGCAAGGTACTGTGAACCCCTTCGTGTATCGCCCCAGCTGGCAAGCGATCAGCGAACTTCCGTGGGAGGAACAAAAAGCTAGGCTGCTCGACCCGGCGTTCAAAGCGCGATTGCTGAGCGAGTCCAATGATTATTCCGAAGCGCCAATGGACATTATCGGCGTGGTTATGGTGATCACCCAAGGTTGGGCGCTCCAGTACGAAATGGACCCCGATTTTGATTACGAACCGGATGCGTCAGCCAGCGTGAATGCCCGCGCTCAAGCGGCCGGGATCGACCCTCAGGAATATGCCTATGACATGCTGTGCGCGGACGATGGCAAGGGTTTCATCTACCTGCCGATCCTGAACTATGCGGATGGCAATCTCGATTTCCTCCACCCGCTGCAACACGCCGATGACACAGTGAATTCGCTGTCCGATGGCGGCGCGCATTGCGGCACGATTTGCGATGCCGCTTCACCCACATTCATGCTTGAGCACTGGGTCCGCGATCGCAAGCGCGGGGATAAGATCAGCCTGGAGAATGCGATCAAGCGCCAGTGCTGGGACACCGCCCGGCTCTATGGGCTGGAAGATCGCGGGATCATCGCGCCGGGCTATCTGGCGGATCTCAACGTAATTGATATGAATCGGCTGAAGCTGGGCAAACCGTGGCTGGCATTTGACCTACCCGCCGGCGGCAAGCGCTTGCTGCAAAAGGCGGATGGCTATGTCTGCACGATCAAGAACGGCCACGTAACCTTCCGCGACGGCAAATGGACCGGCGAGACACCCGGCGGCCTTATCCGCGGACCACAACGAGCGGAAATGGCTGAAGCGGCTGAATAG
- a CDS encoding DUF2855 family protein: MPTQVHVGRDDLNSATLVEGPSTKLADGAVRLEVESFSVTSNNITYAVVGEQIGYWKFFPAPDGFGIVPMWGHAKVIESNSDEIAVGERVYGYLPMASHLDVVPGKVSASGFVDMTDYRQPLPPIYNQYSRLNADPEHDLAREGERMIFGPLFKTGFLIDYFMRSEGWFEADRVIMTSASSKTAMGLASVAKQNSPHIKRIGLTSEGNVDFVEATGLYDQVFAYKEVGRMSLGPAVSVDFAGNGKVLANIHEHFGKNLKYSCLVGVTHIEQRRGPAGEAGGLPGPTPTLFFAPDHAVALFKEHSPQDAGAMMAKAWKGFLADVGDSVTIEKHSGLEAARQTYLEMVGGKVDPSQGIVIEP; the protein is encoded by the coding sequence ATGCCGACTCAAGTCCATGTAGGCCGCGATGATCTGAACTCCGCCACACTGGTCGAAGGGCCCTCGACCAAGCTTGCAGATGGCGCGGTGCGGCTGGAGGTCGAAAGCTTCTCGGTCACATCCAACAATATCACTTACGCAGTGGTGGGCGAGCAAATCGGCTATTGGAAGTTTTTCCCTGCGCCGGATGGCTTCGGCATCGTACCCATGTGGGGTCACGCCAAAGTGATCGAGAGCAACTCGGATGAAATTGCCGTGGGTGAGCGTGTCTATGGCTATCTGCCAATGGCGTCGCATCTCGACGTGGTGCCCGGCAAAGTCTCGGCCAGTGGCTTCGTGGATATGACTGACTATCGTCAGCCGCTGCCGCCGATTTACAACCAGTATTCGCGCCTCAATGCCGATCCCGAACATGATCTGGCCCGCGAAGGCGAACGTATGATCTTCGGGCCGCTGTTCAAAACCGGTTTCCTGATCGACTATTTCATGCGCAGCGAAGGTTGGTTCGAGGCAGACCGGGTTATCATGACCAGCGCCTCTTCCAAGACCGCGATGGGCCTCGCCAGCGTCGCCAAGCAGAATTCGCCGCATATAAAGCGCATTGGACTGACATCGGAAGGCAATGTCGATTTTGTCGAGGCGACGGGTCTCTATGATCAGGTGTTCGCTTATAAAGAGGTCGGGCGGATGTCGCTTGGCCCAGCGGTGTCGGTCGATTTCGCCGGGAATGGCAAAGTGCTGGCGAACATTCACGAACACTTCGGAAAGAATCTGAAATACTCATGTCTTGTGGGTGTTACGCATATCGAGCAGCGCCGCGGGCCAGCGGGTGAAGCGGGTGGACTTCCTGGACCGACGCCTACGCTGTTCTTTGCACCTGACCATGCGGTTGCCCTGTTCAAGGAGCACAGTCCGCAGGATGCCGGCGCTATGATGGCCAAGGCGTGGAAAGGCTTCCTTGCCGATGTTGGTGACAGTGTAACGATCGAGAAGCACTCAGGGCTGGAAGCCGCGCGTCAGACCTATCTGGAGATGGTCGGCGGCAAGGTCGATCCCTCACAAGGGATCGTGATCGAACCTTAG
- the dnaN gene encoding DNA polymerase III subunit beta: protein MKATIERATLLRCLSHVQSVVERRNTIPILSNVLIDASDGGTLKVMATDLDLQVVENMAAASVETPGAITVSAHLLFDIARKLPEGSQVSLETADNRMEVRAGRSRFKLPTLPRDDFPVIVEGDLPTSFELPAKLLAELIDRTRFAISTEETRYYLNGIFLHVTDDDQPVLKAAATDGHRLARFTLARPDGAEGMPDVIVPRKAVAELRKLLEESMDGNVQIDLSASKIRFTLGGEGGVVLTSKLIDGTFPDYSRVIPTGNDKLLKVDPKSFFQGVDRVATIATEKTRAVKMSLDADKVTLSVTSPDNGTAAEELAADYSADPIEIGFNANYLKDILSQIDSDTVELHLADAGAPTLIRKDDKSPALYVLMPMRV, encoded by the coding sequence ATGAAGGCCACAATCGAACGCGCGACGCTGCTGCGTTGTCTCTCTCACGTTCAGTCGGTGGTAGAGCGCCGCAACACTATCCCCATTCTGTCAAATGTTCTGATCGACGCGAGCGACGGCGGCACGCTGAAAGTGATGGCGACTGACCTTGATCTGCAAGTGGTCGAGAACATGGCCGCGGCCTCAGTGGAAACGCCCGGTGCGATCACTGTATCTGCACACTTGCTGTTCGACATCGCACGCAAACTGCCCGAGGGCAGCCAGGTAAGTCTGGAGACAGCCGACAATCGCATGGAAGTTAGAGCAGGGCGCAGCCGCTTCAAGCTGCCCACTTTGCCGCGCGATGATTTCCCGGTCATTGTTGAGGGCGACCTTCCGACAAGTTTTGAACTACCAGCCAAACTATTGGCCGAGTTGATTGACCGCACGCGGTTTGCCATCTCGACCGAGGAAACACGGTACTATCTCAACGGTATCTTCCTGCATGTTACGGACGATGATCAACCTGTGCTGAAAGCTGCAGCGACCGACGGCCATCGTCTTGCGCGCTTCACGCTTGCTCGTCCCGATGGCGCGGAAGGCATGCCTGACGTTATCGTGCCTCGTAAAGCCGTGGCCGAATTGCGCAAACTGCTGGAAGAATCCATGGACGGTAACGTCCAGATCGATCTGTCTGCCAGCAAGATCCGCTTCACGCTGGGCGGTGAAGGCGGTGTTGTTCTGACCAGCAAACTGATCGACGGGACTTTCCCTGATTACAGCCGTGTTATTCCGACAGGCAATGATAAGCTGCTGAAAGTCGATCCAAAAAGCTTTTTCCAAGGCGTCGATCGTGTGGCAACAATTGCCACGGAGAAAACCCGCGCGGTCAAGATGAGCCTGGATGCAGACAAGGTCACTCTTTCCGTCACTTCGCCTGACAATGGCACTGCAGCGGAAGAGCTGGCGGCGGATTACAGCGCGGACCCGATCGAGATTGGCTTCAACGCCAATTACCTGAAGGATATTCTGAGCCAGATCGACAGCGACACGGTGGAGTTACACCTTGCCGATGCCGGCGCGCCAACGCTGATCCGCAAGGATGACAAGAGCCCGGCGCTCTATGTTCTGATGCCAATGCGGGTATAG
- a CDS encoding alpha/beta fold hydrolase has protein sequence MSQSSKLEKEAAQSTNALGPLIGVAREDFVGAVAVLLRESASDPKRLMKHAQTMGEDMVKIMTGKSDLAPDPKDKRFMDPAWQYNPFFRAGAQYYLAVQKGMSNWLQELELDDLERDRANFISNIIIDSLAPTNTLVGNPVAQKQVINSGGLSLIKGLQNAYKDITENKGMVSQVDKRPFKLGENIATSKGSVVHRTEMFELVHYAPTTDEVHEIPQLTIPPQINKMYINDLSPEKSVIKYQVDHGIQTFVISWRNPSKEQGFWGMDDYIRSCEEAIQAVSDITGSKKVNVSAGCSGGQTASVLASKLAAQKNDILGSLTLMVCVLHPKERDIEAGSLVSENGMKLAKQRAAKKGIIKADDLARGFAWLRPNDLIWNYVINNYLLGQDPPAFDVLYWNSDATNLSASLMGDFLTLFETLAFTKKGEVEMAGHKIDLSKATSDMFILGGVTDHITPWKATYRSTNLFGSKDVTYVLSQSGHMQAILNPPGNPKAKYFVQKKKGKLPETADEWLQGTEEVAGSWWPYWMEWMKKRSGKMKSAPTELGNEEYKPLDPAPGLYVVEER, from the coding sequence ATGTCGCAGAGTAGCAAACTCGAAAAGGAAGCCGCACAGTCAACCAATGCTTTGGGGCCGCTCATCGGCGTTGCAAGAGAAGATTTTGTGGGTGCCGTCGCGGTATTGCTGCGCGAAAGTGCGTCTGACCCCAAGCGCCTGATGAAACACGCCCAAACCATGGGCGAAGACATGGTCAAGATCATGACCGGCAAATCCGATCTCGCACCCGATCCCAAAGACAAGCGCTTCATGGACCCGGCCTGGCAGTACAACCCGTTTTTCCGGGCCGGCGCGCAATATTATCTTGCCGTGCAAAAGGGTATGTCGAACTGGCTTCAGGAACTGGAGCTGGATGATCTCGAGCGAGACCGCGCGAACTTCATCTCCAACATCATCATCGATAGCCTGGCCCCCACCAACACACTGGTTGGCAACCCGGTTGCACAAAAGCAGGTGATCAACAGTGGTGGCCTTTCGCTGATCAAGGGTTTGCAAAACGCATACAAGGACATCACCGAAAACAAGGGAATGGTCAGCCAGGTCGACAAGCGGCCATTCAAGCTGGGCGAGAATATAGCGACATCAAAGGGCTCTGTCGTACACCGCACCGAGATGTTCGAGCTGGTGCATTACGCGCCGACCACGGATGAAGTGCACGAGATCCCTCAGCTGACAATCCCGCCGCAGATCAACAAGATGTATATCAATGACCTTTCTCCGGAGAAGTCAGTAATCAAATATCAGGTCGATCACGGTATTCAGACCTTCGTTATCTCCTGGCGCAACCCGTCCAAGGAACAGGGCTTCTGGGGCATGGATGATTACATCCGCTCTTGCGAAGAAGCGATACAAGCGGTCAGCGACATTACAGGCTCGAAGAAGGTCAATGTATCCGCGGGCTGTTCTGGCGGCCAAACCGCCAGCGTGCTCGCGTCCAAACTGGCCGCCCAAAAGAATGACATCCTCGGCTCGCTGACGCTGATGGTTTGCGTGCTCCACCCGAAAGAGCGCGATATCGAAGCCGGTTCTCTGGTATCTGAGAATGGCATGAAGCTAGCTAAACAGCGCGCAGCGAAAAAAGGCATCATAAAAGCCGATGATCTGGCGCGCGGTTTCGCATGGCTGCGGCCCAATGATCTGATCTGGAACTATGTTATCAACAACTATCTGCTGGGGCAAGATCCACCCGCGTTTGACGTTCTGTACTGGAATTCTGACGCGACAAATCTGTCCGCCAGCCTGATGGGCGATTTCCTGACCCTGTTCGAAACGCTCGCCTTCACGAAGAAGGGCGAGGTCGAGATGGCCGGCCACAAGATTGATCTCAGCAAGGCCACCTCTGACATGTTCATTCTGGGCGGCGTGACGGATCACATCACCCCATGGAAGGCGACCTATCGCTCGACCAATCTGTTTGGCTCCAAGGACGTCACCTATGTGCTTTCGCAGTCAGGTCACATGCAGGCGATCCTGAACCCTCCGGGCAATCCCAAGGCCAAATACTTCGTTCAGAAGAAGAAAGGCAAGCTGCCTGAAACCGCTGACGAATGGCTGCAAGGCACGGAGGAAGTGGCCGGCAGCTGGTGGCCGTACTGGATGGAATGGATGAAAAAGCGCTCCGGCAAAATGAAATCCGCTCCAACAGAACTGGGGAACGAAGAGTATAAACCTCTGGATCCGGCCCCCGGTCTCTACGTAGTGGAAGAAAGATAA
- a CDS encoding alpha/beta fold hydrolase, which translates to MADKREKLLDEALDEAMRDATITMESVGGRTLRVATWRLDQPSEHLPILFFNGIGANIEAVAPLAEALPDRAFIMFDMPGIGGSPEPVVPYNTVTMAWTTTQLLDKLGLNKVDVMGVSWGGAMAQHFAIQHPGRTRRLILAATTAGMIMMPGNPASLSKMADPRRYIDSAFMEEHFQTLYGGALGKAMNKMEHIHRLKPPSPRGYFYQLMAMLGWTSVPALPFMRKKTLIMMGDEDHIVPLTNGWFLDKLIPNSELLVLRGGGHLFLLSHSDECVEAIHRFLDEPEQQEKAKAA; encoded by the coding sequence TTGGCGGACAAACGCGAAAAATTGCTGGATGAGGCGCTCGACGAAGCGATGCGCGATGCAACCATCACGATGGAAAGCGTTGGCGGGCGAACGCTGCGTGTTGCGACTTGGCGACTGGATCAGCCAAGCGAGCACTTGCCGATCCTGTTTTTCAACGGCATTGGCGCCAATATCGAAGCGGTCGCACCATTGGCTGAGGCGCTGCCTGATCGCGCTTTCATCATGTTCGATATGCCGGGCATTGGTGGCTCACCCGAGCCGGTTGTCCCTTACAACACCGTCACTATGGCTTGGACGACCACGCAGCTTCTCGACAAGCTGGGCCTCAACAAGGTCGATGTGATGGGTGTCAGCTGGGGCGGCGCCATGGCACAGCATTTCGCCATCCAGCACCCCGGCCGCACGCGCCGCCTTATCCTGGCCGCCACAACAGCGGGCATGATCATGATGCCAGGAAATCCCGCTTCGCTCAGCAAGATGGCGGATCCGCGCCGCTATATCGATTCTGCTTTTATGGAAGAGCACTTCCAGACGCTGTACGGCGGGGCATTGGGCAAGGCGATGAACAAGATGGAGCACATCCATCGGCTAAAGCCCCCTTCCCCGCGCGGATATTTCTACCAATTGATGGCAATGCTTGGTTGGACCAGCGTGCCCGCTTTACCGTTCATGCGCAAGAAGACGTTGATTATGATGGGCGACGAAGACCACATCGTGCCGCTCACTAATGGCTGGTTCCTCGACAAACTCATTCCGAACAGTGAATTGCTGGTTCTGCGTGGTGGCGGGCATCTGTTCCTGCTCAGCCACAGTGATGAATGCGTCGAAGCTATTCACCGCTTCCTTGACGAGCCGGAGCAGCAAGAGAAAGCAAAAGCGGCCTAA